A region from the Fusarium graminearum PH-1 chromosome 4, whole genome shotgun sequence genome encodes:
- a CDS encoding prenylated Rab acceptor 1 produces the protein MSRIQIPLDVITSRLNFGDRFQSLRSGPLSGRFSNLRPVNEFLDFKRLSKPNNFVEMQSRVNYNLSHYSSNYAVVFVMLSIYALLTNWLLLFDIILVVVGMWFIGKLDGHDLEIGTFRASCSQLYTALVCVAVPLGLIASPFSTLLWLIGASGVTILGHAAFLDKPIDEAFSGEAV, from the coding sequence atgtctcgcATTCAGATCCCGCTCGACGTTATTACGTCTCGCCTCAACTTTGGCGACCGCTTCCAGAGCCTCCGATCCGGACCTCTCAGCGGCCGCTTCTCTAACCTGCGACCTGTTAACGAGTTCCTCGACTTCAAGCGTCTCTCCAAGCCTAACAACTTTGTTGAGATGCAGTCGCGAGTCAACTACAACCTGAGCCACTACTCCAGCAACTATGCCGTTGTTTTTGTTATGCTCAGCATTTATGCCCTCCTGACCAACTGGTTGTTGCTCTTCGACATCATCCTTGTGGTTGTGGGCATGTGGTTCATTGGAAAGCTCGATGGACACGATCTTGAAATTGGCACCTTTCGTGCCTCGTGTTCGCAGCTTTACACTGCACTTGTTTGTGTCGCCGTGCCTCTGGGTCTGATTGCCTCGCCTTTCTCGACCCTGCTCTGGCTCATCGGCGCATCTGGCGTGACTATCCTTGGTCACGCCGCATTTTTGGACAAGCCCATCGATGAGGCTTTTTCCGGGGAGGCGGTCTAA